The following are encoded in a window of Gallaecimonas xiamenensis 3-C-1 genomic DNA:
- a CDS encoding ankyrin repeat domain-containing protein, translating to MKATDFFSPQMVTLLEDIAQGNQGDAQQKLAGGLDLNSRGQEGITPLFWLMMEKDKDAVKRALQLGADPNYPSCTGNTPVAAVAGGNDDALLALLLDQGGDPNSVNQKGEPALFEAIGEERWSQVQMLLDHGADLDKLDNLHRNSALYAATLNKYEIAYKLVELGADYRLRSTVDDDIAWNIHEGLSQGLLNPAYPAYGWAQKLKTLLIEKGVQFPPLSPREVRIKEGRPNRWDLKAQAKEKQH from the coding sequence ATGAAGGCAACGGACTTTTTCAGCCCCCAGATGGTCACCTTGCTGGAGGACATTGCCCAGGGCAACCAGGGGGACGCCCAGCAGAAACTGGCCGGCGGCCTGGACCTTAACAGCCGGGGCCAGGAGGGCATCACCCCCCTGTTCTGGCTGATGATGGAAAAGGACAAGGACGCCGTAAAAAGGGCGCTGCAACTGGGCGCCGACCCCAATTATCCTTCCTGCACCGGTAACACCCCGGTGGCGGCCGTGGCCGGCGGTAATGACGATGCCCTGCTGGCGCTGCTGCTGGACCAGGGCGGCGACCCCAATTCGGTCAACCAGAAAGGGGAGCCGGCTCTCTTTGAGGCCATAGGGGAAGAGCGCTGGTCCCAGGTGCAGATGTTGCTGGACCACGGCGCCGACCTGGACAAGCTGGACAACCTGCACCGCAACAGCGCCCTGTACGCCGCTACCCTCAACAAGTACGAGATCGCCTACAAGCTGGTGGAGCTGGGCGCCGACTACCGGCTGCGCAGCACGGTGGATGACGATATCGCCTGGAATATCCACGAAGGGCTCAGCCAGGGGCTGCTCAACCCCGCCTACCCCGCTTACGGTTGGGCCCAGAAGCTCAAAACCCTGCTGATAGAAAAAGGCGTGCAGTTCCCGCCTCTCTCACCCCGTGAGGTGAGGATCAAAGAAGGCCGCCCCAACCGCTGGGACCTCAAGGCCCAGGCCAAGGAAAAGCAGCATTGA
- a CDS encoding PepSY-associated TM helix domain-containing protein: MKIRGHILKVYKDLHTWVGICAGIVLFIGFFAGALSMFKPALDAWATPKAQQLRPLPLAEWSSHLAELSARYPGLNAGYNLHLEGDLATLSWTPKPAGRRLDLDGERALAGLDEHGQFQVVQVVPSQLAGLVDLLHRTAGIPGNLGHEMLGVLVMGVASGLYFLALVSGLILLLPTLVKDFFALRQPSAKRFWLDTHNLLGLTSFPFHVLISLSVVVFAFHDIFYDGLQQSVYQQGNLFRFPTAQYQSGASPLPPAQLVAKARAAAPEFEVQELSLSGLGSARASARAKAYSDRYFSRGATGGFLTLDPYSGDVTLTDYLPEGSNGWGNAVNSFFTLHFGSFGGPVIKWVYFLLGLAGAAVFYTGNLLWLESRRKRQRKDGSLPPQTLSSRIMGALTVGCCLGSVAGVVGAMLAAKWLQGSVGNINNWYLGLYYGLFLAVVVCCLLRGAGCAPALMRATALLALAVPLGSLLGALGALSWPSTSLATLSVDATLLLGAGLLWWLAGIAARRRAKDSVWA; this comes from the coding sequence ATGAAGATCCGTGGTCATATCCTTAAGGTTTACAAGGACCTGCATACTTGGGTTGGGATCTGTGCCGGCATAGTGCTCTTTATCGGCTTTTTTGCCGGAGCCCTGTCCATGTTCAAACCGGCCCTGGATGCCTGGGCCACACCCAAGGCCCAGCAGTTAAGGCCCTTGCCCCTGGCAGAGTGGTCGTCGCACCTGGCAGAGCTGAGTGCTCGCTATCCTGGCCTTAACGCCGGTTACAACCTGCACCTGGAAGGGGATCTGGCCACCCTCAGCTGGACCCCAAAGCCGGCTGGGCGGCGGTTGGACCTTGACGGTGAACGGGCCCTGGCCGGCTTGGACGAGCACGGCCAGTTCCAGGTAGTGCAGGTAGTGCCTTCCCAACTGGCTGGCCTGGTGGATTTGCTGCACCGCACCGCCGGCATTCCCGGCAACCTGGGCCATGAAATGCTGGGGGTATTGGTGATGGGGGTGGCCAGTGGCCTTTACTTCCTGGCCCTGGTGTCGGGGCTTATCTTGCTGCTGCCGACCCTGGTCAAAGACTTCTTTGCCCTGCGCCAGCCATCGGCCAAGCGGTTCTGGCTGGACACCCATAACCTGTTGGGGCTGACCAGCTTCCCCTTCCACGTGCTGATCAGCCTGAGCGTGGTGGTCTTTGCCTTTCACGACATCTTCTACGACGGCCTGCAACAGAGCGTCTACCAGCAGGGCAACCTGTTCCGTTTCCCAACGGCCCAATACCAGAGCGGCGCCAGCCCGTTGCCGCCGGCACAGCTGGTGGCCAAGGCCAGGGCGGCAGCCCCCGAGTTCGAGGTGCAGGAGTTGTCCCTGTCGGGCCTGGGATCAGCCAGGGCCAGCGCCAGGGCCAAAGCCTACTCGGACCGTTATTTCAGCCGGGGAGCCACAGGGGGCTTTTTGACCCTCGACCCTTACAGCGGCGATGTCACCCTCACCGACTACCTGCCGGAGGGCAGCAACGGCTGGGGTAATGCGGTTAACAGCTTCTTTACCCTGCACTTTGGCAGCTTCGGCGGGCCGGTCATCAAGTGGGTCTATTTCCTGCTGGGGCTGGCCGGGGCGGCGGTGTTCTATACCGGCAACCTGCTGTGGCTGGAAAGCCGGCGCAAGCGCCAACGTAAAGACGGCAGCCTGCCGCCTCAGACCTTGTCCAGCCGCATCATGGGGGCGCTGACCGTCGGCTGTTGCTTAGGGTCGGTGGCCGGCGTCGTAGGGGCCATGTTGGCGGCCAAGTGGCTGCAGGGCAGTGTCGGCAATATCAACAACTGGTACCTGGGGCTCTACTACGGGCTCTTCCTGGCGGTGGTTGTCTGCTGCCTGCTAAGAGGAGCGGGTTGCGCCCCGGCACTGATGAGAGCCACGGCGCTGCTGGCCTTGGCCGTGCCCCTCGGTTCCCTGCTGGGCGCCCTTGGCGCCTTGAGCTGGCCCTCAACCAGCCTGGCCACCCTGAGTGTGGACGCCACCCTGTTGCTGGGGGCAGGGCTGCTGTGGTGGCTGGCGGGCATTGCCGCCAGGCGCCGGGCCAAAGACAGCGTCTGGGCCTAA
- a CDS encoding slipin family protein: MFFINKLDVSDGQRVLVYRRGRFETLLAPGRHWFWMPGQGLQFESLSLAQSELTHPNLDLLLQKPAFCDAVNIWQVGPEETAVIWRDNQPLAVLVPGSRYVSFKDGPALRIERFALADKAPLPNALLSALLREGLVRVGNQQAVTALSVPEQSQALLFENGELIAELPPGRYGYWAFNRELQARIFDLTWQSLEVSGQEILTKDRVSLRINLSAAYRIADPLQVARQVKKVDEHLYRRLQLVLREVVGTRTLDGLLADKDAVSKAVARMLGPVAQELGVELADVGVKDIILPGEMKAILNQVVEAQKAAEANLIRRREETAATRSLGNTAKMMEASPVLLRLKELESLEKVVERVGHLNVYGGLEQLMTGLVKLTSENKA; this comes from the coding sequence ATGTTTTTTATCAATAAATTGGATGTCAGCGATGGCCAGCGGGTACTGGTGTACCGCCGAGGCCGTTTTGAAACCCTGTTGGCCCCTGGCCGCCACTGGTTTTGGATGCCCGGCCAAGGGCTGCAATTTGAATCTCTGTCGTTGGCACAAAGCGAGCTGACGCACCCTAATCTCGACCTGTTGTTGCAAAAGCCGGCCTTTTGCGACGCGGTCAACATCTGGCAAGTCGGGCCTGAAGAAACCGCCGTTATCTGGCGAGACAACCAACCCTTGGCGGTATTGGTGCCCGGCAGCCGCTATGTGAGCTTTAAAGACGGCCCGGCGTTGCGTATCGAGCGCTTCGCCCTGGCCGACAAGGCGCCGCTGCCCAACGCCCTGCTGTCCGCTTTGCTGCGTGAGGGCCTGGTGCGGGTGGGCAACCAGCAGGCGGTTACCGCCCTGTCGGTTCCCGAGCAAAGCCAGGCGCTGCTGTTTGAAAACGGCGAGTTGATTGCCGAGTTGCCGCCTGGCCGTTACGGCTACTGGGCTTTCAACCGGGAACTGCAGGCACGGATCTTCGACCTCACCTGGCAAAGCCTGGAAGTGAGCGGCCAGGAGATCCTCACCAAAGACAGGGTGAGCCTGCGCATCAACCTCAGTGCCGCGTACCGCATTGCCGATCCGCTGCAGGTGGCCCGGCAGGTGAAGAAGGTGGATGAGCACCTGTACCGGCGCCTGCAACTGGTGCTCAGAGAAGTGGTGGGTACCCGCACCTTGGACGGGCTATTGGCCGACAAGGATGCGGTCAGCAAAGCGGTGGCCAGGATGCTGGGCCCGGTTGCCCAGGAACTGGGTGTCGAACTGGCGGATGTGGGGGTCAAGGACATCATCCTGCCTGGGGAGATGAAGGCCATCCTCAACCAGGTGGTAGAGGCCCAAAAAGCGGCCGAGGCTAACCTGATTCGCCGCCGCGAAGAAACCGCCGCCACCCGCTCCCTTGGCAACACCGCCAAGATGATGGAGGCCAGCCCAGTGCTGCTGCGCCTTAAGGAACTGGAATCCCTTGAAAAAGTGGTGGAAAGGGTAGGGCACTTGAACGTCTATGGCGGCCTTGAGCAATTGATGACAGGGCTGGTGAAACTGACTTCGGAGAATAAAGCATGA
- a CDS encoding DNA polymerase beta superfamily protein produces the protein MKTRILTALKALEAREGMEILFACESGSRAWGFASPDSDFDVRFVYRRPVSHYLSLGKRSDTLTEPIVDELDFAGWDLDKTLTLLRASNPSLLEWLRSPILYRADEVWLGATRQLMADSWQPRALYYHYLSMAKGNAKVNGRGGLSVKGALYVLRPLLCARWLLRFDSLPPLDFTALYQGLGLGAAITGQLESLLAFKRQALEQDQLVLSAELAAFMARELNALESCKPPLRDKAPMASFDAFFMKTLALDH, from the coding sequence ATGAAAACACGGATATTGACGGCGTTAAAGGCCCTGGAGGCCAGGGAAGGCATGGAAATACTCTTTGCCTGTGAGTCGGGTAGCCGTGCCTGGGGTTTTGCCTCACCGGACAGCGATTTTGACGTGCGCTTTGTCTATCGCCGCCCGGTAAGCCACTACCTGAGCCTGGGTAAACGCAGCGACACCCTCACCGAGCCGATAGTGGACGAGCTGGACTTTGCCGGCTGGGATCTGGATAAAACCCTGACCTTGCTCAGGGCCAGCAACCCCAGCCTGCTGGAATGGCTGCGCTCTCCCATACTGTACCGGGCCGATGAGGTTTGGCTTGGCGCCACGCGCCAGCTGATGGCGGACAGCTGGCAGCCAAGGGCCCTTTATTACCATTACCTGTCCATGGCTAAGGGCAATGCCAAGGTCAATGGCCGGGGCGGCCTGAGCGTCAAAGGGGCGCTCTATGTGCTGCGGCCTTTGCTGTGCGCCCGCTGGCTGCTGCGCTTTGACAGCCTGCCGCCCCTGGATTTTACCGCCCTCTACCAGGGCCTGGGTTTGGGGGCGGCCATAACGGGCCAGCTCGAAAGCCTGCTGGCCTTCAAGCGCCAAGCCTTGGAGCAAGACCAACTGGTGCTGTCGGCCGAGCTGGCCGCTTTTATGGCAAGGGAGCTTAACGCCCTTGAAAGTTGCAAGCCGCCCCTTAGGGACAAGGCGCCCATGGCCAGCTTCGATGCTTTTTTTATGAAGACCCTGGCCCTGGATCATTAA
- a CDS encoding TonB-dependent siderophore receptor: MRYQNPTPLAAAIALALAGPALAADDTTETITVIGRQIQALDSSVDNGVLGSASILDTPFSVVSISEEELQAHQVSNLETLFSRDASVSVLGGAYSNWGSTMSIRGLALDYTNSFKINGLPFSNFTGEMPYEALERVDVLKGATGFMYGFAAPGGIVNYVTKKARKDSLSLAAGYRTDNIFNTQLDVSSRFGEADRFGLRANLGYEDGDTFTDGGHIRRNSAALAFDGKLTPELTWTVDLLYQDRDVDNVTSWFFTSLLDSDADLPATVDGSRNLSAKGSFEDSQTLVGMTSLAWQLADDWQLKADYSHTENNTRWVKTLNYLVNSDGDLRVRVYDQAFDTDFDTGQLMLSGQFATGWLEHNLVTGVSYQKTTGYRTDKPQKYVFWLTDPSDPSTFDNLYNPNPQRYDSQFVENNEKGYFVRQRSSFLSDTLSFGQHWQLLLGLRHIQYESVSYLAASNYSTSANTPTAALMFKPWQDTTFYGSYVEALEEGGIVGDSYANADQMLDPLKSKQYELGVKFERERWFASAALFRIEKGAAYGNSDNVYVQDGQSRFEGIELDGHLRLDDNWSLRANLMKLDSRYDNRAPGSSIQGNDVEATPDWQGALGLSYRVHAIPGLSLDAGAKYYGKRYLNAANNWRLPDYTLVDASASYQTRLWQRPLTLRATLTNLTDKRYWSTDGTGGLRIGEPRQLAVNASLAF; this comes from the coding sequence GTGCGCTACCAGAATCCAACCCCCTTGGCCGCAGCCATCGCCCTGGCACTGGCCGGCCCCGCCCTTGCAGCAGACGACACCACCGAGACCATCACCGTTATCGGCCGCCAGATCCAGGCGCTGGACAGCTCGGTGGACAACGGCGTACTGGGCTCGGCGTCGATTCTGGATACGCCTTTCTCGGTGGTCAGCATCAGTGAAGAAGAACTGCAGGCCCACCAGGTCAGTAACCTGGAAACCCTGTTCAGCCGCGACGCCTCGGTGTCGGTGCTGGGAGGCGCCTACAGCAACTGGGGCTCGACCATGAGCATCAGAGGCCTGGCCCTGGACTACACCAACAGTTTTAAAATCAATGGCCTGCCCTTTAGCAATTTCACCGGCGAGATGCCTTACGAAGCCTTGGAAAGGGTCGACGTCTTAAAGGGCGCCACCGGCTTCATGTACGGCTTTGCCGCCCCCGGCGGTATCGTCAACTACGTCACCAAAAAAGCCAGGAAAGACTCCCTGAGCCTGGCGGCCGGCTACCGCACCGACAACATCTTCAATACCCAGCTGGACGTCTCCAGCCGTTTTGGTGAGGCTGACCGCTTCGGGCTCAGGGCCAATCTGGGCTATGAAGACGGTGACACCTTTACCGACGGCGGCCATATCCGCCGCAACAGTGCCGCCCTGGCGTTTGACGGCAAGTTGACCCCGGAGCTGACCTGGACAGTGGATCTGCTCTACCAGGACAGGGACGTGGACAATGTCACGTCCTGGTTTTTCACGTCGCTCTTGGACAGCGACGCCGACCTGCCGGCCACGGTGGACGGCAGCCGCAACCTCTCTGCCAAAGGCAGCTTTGAAGACAGCCAAACCCTGGTGGGCATGACCAGCCTGGCCTGGCAGCTGGCCGACGACTGGCAGCTCAAGGCCGACTACAGCCATACCGAGAACAACACCCGTTGGGTGAAAACCCTCAACTACCTGGTCAACAGCGACGGCGATCTGCGGGTCCGGGTTTACGATCAGGCCTTTGACACCGATTTTGATACAGGCCAGCTGATGCTGAGCGGCCAGTTCGCCACCGGCTGGCTGGAGCACAACCTGGTGACGGGGGTCAGTTACCAGAAGACCACAGGCTATCGCACCGACAAGCCGCAGAAATACGTGTTCTGGTTAACCGACCCCAGCGACCCCAGCACCTTTGACAATCTCTACAACCCCAACCCTCAGCGCTATGACTCGCAGTTTGTCGAGAACAACGAGAAAGGCTACTTCGTACGCCAGCGCTCCAGTTTCCTGTCCGACACCCTGTCCTTTGGCCAGCACTGGCAGCTGCTGTTGGGGCTGCGCCATATCCAGTACGAAAGCGTCAGCTACCTGGCGGCCAGCAACTACAGCACCAGTGCCAATACCCCGACGGCAGCGCTGATGTTCAAACCCTGGCAAGACACCACCTTCTACGGCAGCTACGTGGAGGCCCTGGAGGAAGGGGGCATAGTGGGCGACAGCTACGCCAATGCCGACCAGATGCTGGATCCCTTGAAGAGCAAGCAGTACGAATTGGGGGTCAAGTTTGAGCGTGAACGCTGGTTTGCCAGCGCCGCCTTGTTCCGTATCGAAAAGGGCGCCGCCTACGGCAACAGCGACAATGTCTACGTGCAGGACGGCCAAAGCCGCTTTGAGGGCATAGAGCTGGACGGCCACCTGCGCCTGGACGACAACTGGTCGCTGCGGGCCAACCTGATGAAGCTCGACAGTCGCTATGACAACAGGGCCCCCGGCAGCAGCATCCAGGGCAACGACGTGGAAGCGACCCCTGACTGGCAGGGGGCCCTTGGCCTGAGCTACCGGGTTCATGCCATTCCCGGCCTGAGCCTGGACGCCGGTGCCAAGTATTACGGCAAGCGTTACCTCAATGCCGCCAACAACTGGCGACTGCCTGATTACACCCTGGTGGACGCCAGCGCCAGCTACCAAACCCGGCTCTGGCAAAGGCCGCTGACCCTGCGCGCCACCCTGACCAACCTGACCGACAAGCGCTACTGGAGCACCGACGGCACCGGCGGCCTGCGTATCGGCGAGCCACGTCAATTGGCCGTTAACGCCAGCCTGGCTTTTTAA